From a single Nicotiana tomentosiformis chromosome 2, ASM39032v3, whole genome shotgun sequence genomic region:
- the LOC138905300 gene encoding uncharacterized protein, translating to MQNWFQQDQYILSHSGQYSIIKSYLTIIGNHRKLDTPDLIWNVTAQPKHRFITWLAYQNKFLTREILQQLHIPVNNTNCCMCNDQVDETAQYLFMEYSWSKEVRITVMQWAGIQLARGDVAMVLRSIKKEKWKQFKKEIVAAILEAIIYHTWKARN from the coding sequence ATGCAAAACTGGTTTCAGCAAGATCAGTACATATTAAGCCACTCAGGACAATACTCAATTATAAAGAGTTACCTAACCATTATTGGAAATCACAGGAAACTAGATACTCCTGACCTAATTTGGAATGTAACTGCTCAGCCTAAACACAGATTTATCACCTGGCTGGCCTATCAGAACAAGTTTCTAACAAGGGAGATACTACAACAACTGCACATACCAGTCAATAACACCAATTGCTGTATGTGCAATGATCAGGTTGATGAAACTGCCCAGTACTTGTTTATGGAATATAGTTGGTCTAAGGAAGTGAGAATTACAGTAATGCAATGGGCTGGTATTCAACTGGCTAGAGGTGATGTGGCCATGGTTCTAAGGAGTATAAAGAAGGAGAAATGGAAGCAATTCAAGAAAGAGATAGTTGCAGCTATTCTGGAAGCAATCATCTACCATACTTGGAAAGCTAGGAATTGA